A DNA window from Clostridium pasteurianum contains the following coding sequences:
- a CDS encoding MFS transporter, producing MFKFKSYNKHDTEQTLSKNALTFGLVSVFLCGLGFTIISPVIPFLVRPYISNPKNQAIVVTLLTSVYAACVFFAAPGLGALSDKYGRRPVLLVCFLGSAIGYLVFGIGGALWVLFVGRIIDGITGGNISTIFAYFADIIPSEERTKYFGWISATVGVGTVIGPTLGGLLAKFGYSVPMYFGAIITLLNVVYGFFFMPESLDRNNRLKEITFMRLNPFTQLASILSMKNLKRLLVSAFLLWIPNGSLQAVFSQFTMDTFSWKPALIGLMFSIMGMQDIISQGFIVPKLLIKLSDKRIAILGMISEIMGYIFIAASAFFLFYPVFIAGMFIFGFGDSIFGTSFNAMVSKSVNSSEQGRVQGGSQSIQSLARIIGPIIGGQIYVSLGHASPAFMGAILIAVAIPVLAKSTYVN from the coding sequence ATGTTCAAATTTAAATCATACAATAAACATGACACGGAACAAACATTAAGTAAAAATGCTTTAACATTCGGTCTTGTATCTGTATTTCTTTGTGGATTAGGCTTCACTATCATATCACCTGTCATCCCGTTCTTAGTTCGGCCGTATATCAGTAATCCTAAAAATCAAGCTATAGTTGTTACACTACTAACCTCTGTCTATGCCGCCTGTGTGTTTTTTGCAGCTCCCGGACTTGGAGCTTTGAGCGACAAATATGGACGTCGTCCAGTTCTTTTAGTATGTTTTTTAGGCTCTGCCATAGGTTACTTAGTTTTTGGTATAGGAGGAGCTTTATGGGTACTGTTCGTTGGGCGTATAATAGATGGTATAACTGGCGGAAATATAAGCACTATCTTTGCATATTTTGCAGATATTATTCCTAGTGAAGAGAGAACCAAGTATTTTGGGTGGATAAGTGCTACTGTAGGTGTAGGTACCGTCATTGGTCCAACTTTAGGCGGATTACTTGCCAAGTTCGGTTATTCTGTACCCATGTATTTTGGAGCAATAATAACTTTATTAAATGTTGTTTATGGATTCTTTTTTATGCCTGAAAGCCTTGACAGAAATAATAGATTAAAAGAAATTACTTTTATGAGACTAAATCCATTCACACAGCTTGCAAGTATACTTTCCATGAAAAACTTAAAGAGACTGCTTGTTTCAGCATTCTTACTTTGGATACCAAACGGATCTTTGCAAGCAGTTTTCTCGCAATTTACAATGGACACTTTCAGTTGGAAGCCTGCATTAATCGGACTTATGTTTTCAATTATGGGCATGCAAGACATTATTTCACAAGGTTTTATAGTACCAAAACTTTTGATAAAACTTAGTGATAAAAGGATAGCAATTCTTGGAATGATTTCAGAGATTATGGGATATATTTTTATTGCAGCATCAGCGTTCTTCCTATTCTACCCTGTTTTTATTGCTGGAATGTTTATATTTGGTTTTGGTGATTCAATATTTGGAACTTCATTCAATGCAATGGTCTCCAAGTCTGTAAATTCTAGTGAACAAGGAAGGGTTCAAGGAGGTAGCCAGTCTATTCAATCTTTAGCAAGAATAATCGGTCCTATAATTGGAGGTCAAATCTATGTATCACTTGGTCATGCATCACCAGCTTTTATGGGTGCAATCCTTATAGCAGTAGCAATACCAGTTTTGGCGAAGAGTACATATGTAAATTAG
- a CDS encoding peptidoglycan-binding domain-containing protein: MGKIETATRWMINLANDDTHGYDQEYRWGPNYDCSSSVITAWQTAGVPVKSNGATSTYNMKRVFLECGFSDVTSSVSLSTGSGLIRGDVLLNETHHTVMYIGDGQVVAARCNENGGVTGGRSGDQTGREICIQNYYNFPWDCVLRYNEDGPTPTPTPTPTDTNTVVQSGQEQANRFVGCNIDTDGIRGYETKKAGIKVLQHAMNLDYGAGLSVDGIWGPASRSALGNHYVTSGETQYMVTAAEILVMLRGYNPNGVEYPGTFGSGLRSAINSFKSDNGLSANGLCDHNTFLSLID; this comes from the coding sequence ATGGGAAAAATTGAAACAGCAACAAGATGGATGATTAATTTGGCAAATGATGATACACACGGTTATGATCAGGAATATAGATGGGGACCTAATTACGACTGTTCGTCTTCTGTTATTACTGCATGGCAGACTGCTGGTGTTCCAGTAAAAAGCAATGGTGCTACTAGTACTTATAACATGAAAAGAGTTTTTCTAGAATGTGGTTTTTCTGATGTAACATCATCTGTAAGCTTGTCAACAGGATCTGGATTAATACGTGGAGATGTATTACTAAATGAAACTCACCACACTGTAATGTATATCGGGGATGGACAAGTTGTAGCTGCTAGATGCAATGAAAATGGTGGAGTAACAGGAGGACGAAGTGGAGATCAAACAGGTCGTGAAATTTGTATTCAAAATTATTACAATTTCCCTTGGGATTGCGTTCTAAGGTACAATGAAGATGGTCCTACACCTACACCTACTCCAACACCTACAGATACAAATACAGTTGTTCAATCTGGACAAGAACAAGCGAATAGATTTGTTGGCTGTAATATTGATACTGATGGAATTAGGGGATATGAAACAAAAAAAGCAGGAATTAAAGTTTTACAACATGCTATGAACTTGGATTATGGTGCTGGTCTTTCTGTAGATGGAATTTGGGGACCTGCATCAAGAAGTGCTTTAGGCAATCATTATGTAACTAGTGGAGAAACTCAATATATGGTTACTGCAGCTGAAATTTTAGTAATGTTAAGAGGGTATAATCCAAATGGTGTAGAATATCCAGGAACATTTGGTTCAGGACTAAGATCTGCAATAAATTCATTTAAAAGTGATAATGGTTTATCTGCAAATGGATTATGCGATCACAACACATTCCTTTCATTAATTGACTAG
- a CDS encoding glycosyltransferase, with protein sequence MNISREKSYVLNLRNKFKNLKKPNVSIIVPTNKRNYISNIAKNYMNLNYPNKELIIIINKDNIKAKECGELTDKYDNVRIFKLKENTTLGECLNFGVSVAQYDYIAKMDDDDYYGPNYLTDQMNAFNYTRAAIVGKAAYFICFEDDSSIYINNPTFVHRYVRGLAGGTLLIKKSVFKKCKFEHLNVAEDTSFLTKCYFDGIKIYATDPFNYLYIRHKDMGNNTWKVNKDILKQGYVFLTKRINYKEMIDVL encoded by the coding sequence TTGAATATCTCACGGGAAAAATCATATGTCCTGAATTTAAGAAATAAATTTAAGAATTTAAAAAAACCTAATGTTTCAATAATAGTACCAACGAATAAAAGAAATTATATATCCAATATTGCTAAAAACTATATGAATTTAAATTATCCCAATAAAGAATTAATAATAATTATAAACAAAGATAATATTAAGGCGAAAGAATGTGGAGAATTAACAGATAAATATGATAATGTAAGAATATTTAAATTAAAAGAAAATACTACATTAGGAGAATGTTTGAACTTTGGTGTTTCTGTGGCCCAATATGATTATATTGCAAAAATGGATGATGATGATTATTATGGTCCTAATTATTTAACTGATCAAATGAATGCTTTTAATTATACAAGAGCAGCTATAGTAGGGAAGGCAGCTTATTTTATATGCTTTGAAGATGACTCCAGCATTTATATAAATAATCCTACTTTTGTTCATAGATATGTACGAGGTTTAGCTGGTGGCACATTACTGATAAAGAAATCGGTATTTAAAAAATGTAAATTTGAACATTTGAATGTTGCAGAAGATACTAGTTTTTTGACTAAATGTTATTTTGATGGAATTAAAATATATGCAACAGATCCATTTAATTATTTGTATATAAGGCATAAAGATATGGGCAATAATACCTGGAAAGTTAATAAAGATATTTTAAAACAAGGTTATGTTTTTTTAACTAAGAGAATTAATTATAAGGAAATGATAGATGTACTATAA
- the arsM gene encoding arsenite methyltransferase has product MKGDIKKEVKEYYGKIASKAIKQSSSNCECTRSCCSSVTNNSNVYTKDFIDGLPDEAVNTSLGCANPVALANPQKGETILDLGSGGGIDVFISSKYVGDTGKVYGLDMTDEMLELANNNKEKMEVKNVEFIKGYIENIPLKDEIVDVITSNCVINLCESKKKALSEAYRVLKKGGRLAIADIVSLKDIPEDIKKSVEMWVGCIAGALSIREYKEILESVGFTEVEIIPVNIYTKETMKDIAEKKNLSELYNSIDTEVIDAAFAGAHVKAYK; this is encoded by the coding sequence TTGAAGGGTGATATTAAGAAAGAGGTTAAAGAATATTACGGAAAGATAGCAAGTAAGGCAATTAAACAATCTAGTTCAAATTGTGAGTGTACTAGATCTTGCTGCTCATCTGTAACTAATAATTCAAATGTATATACAAAAGATTTCATTGATGGGTTACCTGATGAAGCTGTAAATACATCGCTTGGGTGTGCTAATCCAGTGGCACTTGCTAATCCTCAAAAGGGCGAGACTATATTGGATTTAGGAAGTGGTGGGGGAATAGATGTATTTATTTCGTCTAAATATGTAGGTGATACTGGAAAAGTATATGGACTTGATATGACTGATGAAATGCTTGAACTTGCCAATAATAATAAAGAAAAAATGGAAGTAAAAAATGTAGAATTTATAAAAGGATATATTGAAAATATCCCATTGAAAGATGAAATAGTAGATGTTATAACTTCAAATTGTGTTATAAATTTATGTGAGAGTAAGAAAAAAGCTCTGTCTGAAGCTTATAGGGTTTTAAAAAAAGGTGGACGACTGGCAATTGCAGATATAGTGTCACTTAAAGATATACCTGAAGATATAAAAAAGAGTGTAGAAATGTGGGTTGGCTGCATAGCTGGTGCATTATCTATTAGAGAATATAAGGAAATACTTGAAAGTGTGGGATTCACAGAAGTTGAAATTATACCAGTGAATATATATACAAAAGAAACTATGAAAGACATAGCTGAGAAGAAGAACCTCAGTGAATTATATAACAGTATAGATACAGAAGTTATTGATGCTGCGTTTGCAGGAGCACATGTAAAAGCTTATAAATAA
- a CDS encoding MarR family transcriptional regulator — protein MNKEEQIMMSLRELFNKMAWLNKFRMEDSLKGFKSSEVHYIECIGKNVDSNVTQLAELLYMTRGAISKMTKKLIKSGVIESYQKPDNKKEIYFRLTEQGKKIYKIHEELHKEFQERDKVVFDEMTEDQFDSMLNFLENYIKHLDKEIKKRDLGIN, from the coding sequence ATGAACAAAGAAGAACAGATCATGATGAGTTTAAGGGAATTATTTAATAAGATGGCTTGGCTTAATAAGTTTAGGATGGAAGACAGTCTTAAGGGGTTTAAGTCTTCTGAAGTGCATTATATCGAATGCATTGGAAAAAATGTAGATTCTAACGTGACACAACTTGCAGAGCTCCTTTATATGACTAGAGGTGCCATAAGTAAAATGACCAAGAAGCTCATAAAAAGTGGAGTCATTGAAAGCTATCAGAAACCAGATAATAAGAAAGAAATTTATTTTAGACTTACTGAACAAGGGAAAAAAATTTATAAAATCCATGAGGAATTGCACAAAGAATTTCAAGAACGTGATAAAGTCGTATTTGACGAGATGACTGAAGATCAATTTGATAGTATGCTTAATTTTTTGGAAAACTATATTAAGCATTTGGATAAAGAAATAAAGAAAAGAGATCTAGGTATTAATTAA
- a CDS encoding flavin reductase family protein, whose protein sequence is MMKNLGSNAFGYGYPVPVLMVGTYNDDGTVNVMNLHECTRTNAGDLALCIGPRSKTHENIEKRRAFTVALVNQNLIKEVDYFGTVTGHRVPDKFAKTGLKAVKSERINAPIIEGSPLVIECELIEVLRTNYFTTVLARIVNVAADESVLDKTGIIDAKKTGMLFFDPFSNSYFSLGEKAGNAWGEGKKYL, encoded by the coding sequence ATGATGAAAAATTTAGGTTCAAACGCTTTTGGGTATGGTTATCCAGTTCCGGTTTTAATGGTTGGCACTTATAATGATGATGGAACAGTCAACGTGATGAATTTGCATGAGTGTACAAGAACAAATGCCGGTGATCTCGCATTATGTATTGGTCCACGTAGTAAGACGCATGAGAACATTGAAAAGAGACGCGCATTTACTGTTGCACTGGTTAATCAGAATTTGATAAAGGAAGTGGATTACTTTGGAACTGTAACTGGTCATAGAGTTCCTGATAAATTTGCAAAAACAGGCTTGAAGGCTGTAAAGAGTGAACGCATCAATGCCCCTATCATCGAAGGCAGTCCACTAGTCATCGAATGCGAACTCATAGAGGTTTTAAGAACAAATTATTTCACTACTGTACTTGCCAGGATTGTCAATGTAGCAGCAGATGAGTCAGTATTAGATAAAACCGGCATAATTGATGCCAAGAAAACAGGAATGTTATTTTTTGATCCGTTCAGCAACAGCTATTTTTCATTAGGTGAGAAAGCTGGAAATGCATGGGGCGAAGGAAAAAAGTATCTGTAA
- a CDS encoding GNAT family N-acetyltransferase has translation MNYSIREMKPNDWEAVAKIYMEGINTGKATFQSECPSFEEWDKGHMKNCRLVAFDGENVLGWAALSPTSSRCVYKGVAEVSIYIGEAYRGKGVGKSILNSLVKLSEGNGIWSLYSAIVRENSSSIALHKSCGFREIGIREKIAKMPDGVWHDTVLMERRSNIIGK, from the coding sequence ATGAATTATAGTATTAGAGAAATGAAACCTAATGATTGGGAAGCTGTAGCTAAAATATACATGGAGGGAATTAATACAGGTAAAGCTACTTTCCAGTCAGAATGTCCAAGCTTTGAAGAATGGGACAAGGGACATATGAAAAACTGTAGGCTAGTAGCCTTTGATGGTGAAAATGTATTAGGGTGGGCTGCACTTAGTCCTACTTCCAGCAGATGTGTTTATAAAGGTGTTGCAGAAGTTAGCATATATATAGGAGAAGCATACAGGGGTAAGGGCGTAGGAAAAAGCATATTAAATTCTTTAGTAAAACTATCAGAAGGAAATGGAATTTGGAGCTTATATTCTGCAATTGTAAGAGAAAATAGTTCAAGTATAGCACTACATAAGAGCTGCGGCTTTAGAGAAATAGGAATAAGAGAGAAAATTGCAAAAATGCCCGATGGAGTATGGCACGATACAGTACTAATGGAACGTAGAAGTAATATTATTGGAAAGTAA
- a CDS encoding MarR family winged helix-turn-helix transcriptional regulator — translation MENKKSDCLRELIRILVRDLGLLEKSDSSCQGVTISQCHAIVEIGRAKEISLNELAGILELDKSTMSRTINKLVGDSLVLRETHPEDRRYIVIKLTEKGMKVFKTIEENMSTYYKNIFIAIPENKREQILDSLKVLIDVIHENKCC, via the coding sequence ATGGAAAATAAGAAAAGTGATTGCTTACGTGAACTAATTAGAATATTAGTAAGAGATCTTGGTCTTTTAGAAAAATCTGATTCAAGCTGCCAGGGAGTTACTATATCCCAGTGTCATGCTATTGTAGAAATTGGCAGAGCAAAAGAAATTTCCTTAAATGAACTTGCGGGGATTTTGGAATTAGATAAAAGTACAATGAGCAGAACTATAAATAAATTAGTGGGAGATAGTTTAGTACTTAGAGAAACCCACCCAGAAGATAGACGTTATATTGTTATAAAGCTTACTGAAAAGGGGATGAAGGTATTTAAAACTATAGAAGAAAATATGAGTACATACTATAAAAATATATTTATAGCCATTCCAGAAAATAAAAGAGAACAAATACTTGACAGTTTAAAAGTACTTATTGACGTTATACATGAAAATAAATGTTGTTAG
- a CDS encoding SHOCT domain-containing protein, translating to MLYQGFLSSCNYGQFTRYHGDGGGMFFMMGFGALILLVIVFMILRMTRQNTMPNAPKHDNSALNILDERFAKGEISEEEYTKVKTMLKK from the coding sequence ATGTTATATCAGGGATTTCTTAGCAGTTGCAATTATGGACAGTTTACTAGATACCATGGGGATGGAGGAGGAATGTTTTTTATGATGGGTTTTGGCGCATTAATACTTTTAGTAATAGTTTTTATGATTTTAAGAATGACAAGACAAAATACGATGCCTAATGCTCCAAAACATGATAATTCGGCACTAAATATACTAGATGAAAGATTTGCAAAAGGTGAAATTAGTGAAGAAGAATATACTAAAGTAAAGACTATGCTTAAAAAATAA
- a CDS encoding glycosyltransferase, translated as MKIRKKFSSAYKPGVTIITVTNKAKFKKNIKENFVRCKYPEVEFIIILNSNKLNIKEYKSYFSILPNIKIYKLNEDISLGESMNFGIENSNYDYISKMDDDDYYGENYIGDLMNIFNYTSADIVGKASHFIYFEENESLNLWCGGNDSCYSKAVAGATLVMKKYIFDKVKFNRLNSGEDLDLIAQCNSLDFKIYSGDIFNYVYNRHKRIKYHSWKVSNLNLMLRSQKICRTNNYKQIVSM; from the coding sequence ATGAAAATCAGAAAAAAGTTTTCATCTGCATATAAACCGGGAGTAACTATAATAACTGTTACTAACAAGGCAAAATTTAAAAAAAATATTAAAGAGAATTTCGTTAGATGCAAGTATCCTGAAGTGGAATTTATAATTATTTTAAATTCTAATAAATTGAATATAAAAGAATACAAAAGCTATTTTTCTATTTTACCCAATATTAAAATATATAAGTTAAATGAAGATATATCTTTGGGGGAAAGCATGAATTTTGGAATAGAAAATTCAAATTATGATTACATTTCAAAAATGGATGATGATGATTATTATGGAGAAAACTATATTGGAGATTTAATGAATATTTTCAATTATACAAGTGCTGATATCGTTGGCAAAGCATCACATTTTATATATTTTGAAGAAAATGAATCTCTGAATCTTTGGTGCGGTGGGAATGACAGCTGTTATAGTAAAGCTGTAGCTGGAGCAACGCTAGTGATGAAAAAGTATATTTTTGACAAGGTCAAATTTAACAGGTTAAATAGTGGCGAAGATTTAGATTTAATAGCTCAATGTAATTCACTTGATTTCAAAATATATTCAGGAGATATATTCAATTATGTATATAATAGGCATAAAAGAATTAAATATCACAGCTGGAAAGTTAGTAATTTGAACTTAATGCTCCGAAGCCAAAAAATTTGTAGGACTAATAATTATAAACAAATAGTGTCTATGTAG
- a CDS encoding BhlA/UviB family holin-like peptide: MFNELIKIAATQGIWAILSCVLIVYILKAQETRDLKQEEREKNYQEIIKELTDKLNLLDSINSTINEIKSKIN, encoded by the coding sequence ATGTTTAACGAATTAATTAAAATAGCTGCTACCCAAGGAATATGGGCAATCCTTAGTTGTGTGCTTATAGTATACATATTAAAAGCACAGGAAACTAGAGACTTAAAGCAAGAAGAAAGAGAAAAGAATTATCAAGAAATAATAAAAGAACTTACGGATAAGTTGAATCTTTTAGATTCAATAAATTCCACTATTAATGAAATAAAAAGCAAAATTAATTGA
- a CDS encoding response regulator transcription factor, translated as MDNKLKILVVDDEEKILKVIEAYLIKEGFEVLTAKDGEEALNIFNKESVHLIILDLMLPKVSGEEVCTRIRAASSVPIIMLTAKIEEDDKIEGLTIGADDYVTKPFSNRELVSRVKALIRRTYRNNKPLAELLIINNGDLEIDIEKLIVKKQGKNVNLTSNEFKILMALLSNPGQVFSRDQLVNKAFGIDYDGFDRTIDTHIKNIRRKIEDDPKNPRYIVSIYGIGYKFNS; from the coding sequence ATGGATAATAAACTTAAAATTTTAGTAGTAGATGATGAAGAAAAAATACTGAAGGTAATTGAAGCCTATTTAATAAAAGAAGGTTTTGAGGTTTTAACGGCTAAAGATGGAGAAGAAGCTTTAAACATATTTAATAAGGAATCTGTTCATTTAATCATACTAGATTTAATGCTTCCTAAAGTTTCAGGTGAAGAAGTCTGCACTAGAATTAGAGCTGCTTCATCAGTGCCGATTATTATGCTTACAGCTAAAATCGAAGAAGATGACAAAATAGAAGGTCTTACCATTGGTGCTGATGATTATGTAACAAAACCTTTTAGCAACAGAGAGCTAGTGAGCAGAGTTAAAGCACTTATTAGGCGAACTTATAGGAATAATAAGCCCCTTGCAGAATTGCTTATTATAAATAATGGTGATCTGGAAATAGATATTGAAAAGCTTATTGTAAAAAAGCAGGGAAAGAACGTTAATTTAACTTCTAATGAATTTAAAATTTTAATGGCTCTTTTAAGTAATCCTGGTCAGGTTTTTTCAAGAGATCAATTGGTTAACAAAGCTTTTGGAATTGATTATGACGGTTTTGATAGAACCATTGATACCCACATAAAAAACATTAGGCGTAAAATAGAGGATGATCCTAAAAACCCCAGGTACATTGTGTCCATATATGGGATTGGATATAAATTTAATAGCTGA
- a CDS encoding sensor histidine kinase — translation MKISLTKKLSLAFLLTAIISIIAASLISNYMIGKKFNTYLISEHKTVEAKITARINSLYSEQTGFSAANKDEILRYSSAEKLYIEVKDISGATIFTSNNLKPMSKSMMHSMMGPMMNGASINAGEYTEDKYPLKKNNKKLGTITLGYYNSSYFNSSAQTFIRTLNRSFFLSIFIALIFGLIISIFLSRQISLPLIQITNIANKMRTGNLEARSLVISKTKEIDDLSTSINYLAETLKKQELLRKRLTSDMAHELRTPLTNLKSHIEALLDKVWEPTEEVLTGFYDEIERLIKLVNGLNDIAKLEQTTSVLNKSKFNLSVELEKIIASFKPIYQTSGLKIYSKLTPNLEILMDKDKFKQVIYNLLTNALKYSKKSGEVLVTLSSLKDTIIIEIKDNGIGISDKDLPFIFERFYRSDESRNKDTGGTGIGLTIVKNIVEAHNGTIKVTSSLGVGTTFIINLPQK, via the coding sequence ATGAAAATATCTTTAACGAAAAAATTATCCTTAGCCTTTTTACTTACTGCAATTATATCCATTATAGCAGCAAGTTTAATTTCAAATTATATGATTGGCAAAAAATTTAATACATATTTAATTAGTGAACATAAAACTGTGGAAGCTAAAATTACCGCAAGGATAAATAGTTTATATAGTGAGCAAACTGGCTTTTCGGCAGCTAATAAGGACGAGATATTAAGGTATTCTTCAGCTGAAAAGCTATATATTGAGGTTAAAGATATTAGTGGAGCAACTATATTTACATCTAATAATTTAAAGCCTATGTCAAAATCAATGATGCATTCTATGATGGGACCAATGATGAACGGTGCTTCAATCAATGCTGGGGAATACACTGAGGATAAGTATCCATTAAAAAAGAATAATAAAAAGCTTGGTACAATAACCCTTGGATATTATAATTCATCTTACTTTAATAGCTCTGCACAAACTTTTATAAGGACACTCAATCGGTCTTTCTTTTTATCCATTTTTATAGCGTTAATTTTTGGACTAATAATAAGTATCTTTCTTTCAAGACAAATATCTTTGCCTTTAATTCAAATAACTAATATAGCTAATAAAATGAGAACTGGAAATTTAGAAGCAAGGTCTCTTGTCATATCTAAAACAAAAGAAATAGACGATTTATCTACATCTATAAATTATTTAGCAGAAACCTTAAAAAAGCAAGAACTTTTAAGGAAGCGTCTAACCTCTGATATGGCTCATGAACTTAGAACACCTTTAACAAATTTAAAGTCGCACATAGAAGCCTTATTGGATAAAGTCTGGGAACCAACAGAGGAAGTACTTACAGGTTTTTATGATGAAATTGAGAGACTGATAAAACTGGTAAATGGACTTAATGACATAGCAAAATTAGAGCAGACAACTTCAGTTTTAAACAAATCAAAATTTAATTTATCTGTAGAACTAGAAAAAATTATAGCTTCCTTTAAGCCCATATACCAAACTTCAGGTTTAAAGATATATTCAAAATTAACTCCTAACTTAGAAATACTAATGGATAAAGATAAATTTAAGCAGGTAATCTATAACCTATTAACAAATGCTCTTAAGTATTCTAAAAAGAGTGGTGAAGTTTTAGTAACCCTAAGCTCTTTAAAGGATACCATCATTATAGAAATTAAAGATAATGGAATTGGAATTTCAGATAAAGACTTACCTTTTATCTTTGAACGTTTTTATAGGAGCGATGAGTCCCGTAATAAAGATACTGGTGGTACTGGCATAGGGCTAACTATTGTAAAAAATATTGTTGAAGCTCATAACGGTACTATTAAAGTCACAAGCTCTTTAGGGGTTGGTACTACGTTTATCATTAACTTGCCACAAAAATAA
- a CDS encoding YibE/F family protein encodes MKKNILLGAILVVIILIFRSYPFFNTDIMPVSLETRNFELNSGQGNNISKYMQSKSAEAKVIDLIPNKSGSNKVSNKVKVKIIAGKYKGQIVTVNNLIDNTDTNKNDIEYYNVKKNDEVILHYDINKNGNITGAYINDFIRYKNLIVIAGIFIMLQILIGGKKGLISLFTLILTMTLVITIIMPLILKGNNPVLPTIIICIITLVTNFVLVSGFNQKSLGAICGTSLGMILSGILFHISGSVLRVTGMSYEDNQTLSEVLMGKTVDIKGIFFCCVMLGVLGAIMDIGITISSTMYEIKKGNPNISEKELIKSGMNVGKDIMGTMSNTLILAYWGSAMIMLIIFASDGMSFIEIINQDIVSSEILKALIGGIGIVLTIPITVFITAKLNKVSNCFIRKFLPKSCKS; translated from the coding sequence ATGAAAAAGAACATTTTATTAGGAGCTATACTAGTTGTTATTATTCTAATATTTAGATCATATCCCTTTTTTAACACAGATATAATGCCTGTTTCACTGGAGACTAGAAACTTTGAATTAAATTCTGGACAGGGAAACAATATTTCAAAATATATGCAATCAAAATCAGCTGAAGCAAAGGTAATAGACTTAATTCCCAATAAAAGTGGAAGTAACAAAGTAAGTAATAAAGTTAAAGTAAAAATAATAGCTGGTAAATATAAAGGTCAGATAGTAACAGTTAATAACTTAATTGATAATACAGATACAAATAAAAATGATATTGAGTATTACAATGTTAAAAAAAATGATGAGGTAATACTGCATTATGATATTAATAAGAATGGCAATATTACTGGTGCATATATAAATGATTTTATACGATATAAAAACCTTATAGTAATAGCCGGCATATTTATTATGTTACAAATACTGATTGGCGGCAAAAAAGGATTAATATCACTTTTCACTCTAATACTAACAATGACTCTTGTAATAACCATTATAATGCCTTTAATTTTAAAAGGAAATAATCCAGTGCTGCCAACAATAATAATTTGCATTATAACCTTGGTGACGAACTTCGTACTGGTAAGTGGATTCAATCAAAAAAGCTTAGGAGCTATTTGCGGCACGTCACTCGGAATGATACTTTCAGGAATACTATTTCATATTTCCGGAAGTGTATTAAGAGTTACTGGCATGAGTTATGAGGATAATCAAACCCTTTCAGAAGTACTAATGGGTAAAACCGTTGACATTAAGGGAATATTTTTTTGTTGTGTTATGCTGGGTGTTTTAGGAGCAATTATGGATATCGGAATAACAATATCGTCTACCATGTATGAAATAAAAAAGGGTAATCCCAATATTTCTGAGAAAGAATTGATTAAATCTGGTATGAATGTTGGTAAAGATATAATGGGAACTATGTCTAATACTCTTATACTTGCATATTGGGGAAGTGCAATGATAATGCTAATAATTTTTGCTTCAGATGGTATGTCTTTTATAGAAATCATAAATCAAGATATAGTATCAAGCGAAATTTTAAAAGCCTTAATTGGTGGTATTGGCATTGTACTTACTATACCAATTACTGTGTTTATAACTGCTAAGCTCAATAAGGTTTCAAACTGTTTTATAAGAAAATTTTTGCCTAAAAGCTGTAAATCCTAG